From Salmo salar chromosome ssa04, Ssal_v3.1, whole genome shotgun sequence, one genomic window encodes:
- the LOC106610250 gene encoding TBC1 domain family member 9 isoform X2, translating into MDISGIWKGIIAEYNKNHDVKEDDDTDKFKEAICTFRKLFVMPEEEKLVNYYSCSYWKGRVPRQGWLYLSINHICFYSYLLGKEAKLVIRWADITQLEKSTTLLLPDAVKVSTRVSEHVFSVFLNINETFKLMEQLANIAMRQLLDNKGFEQDRSLPKLKRKTPKKVSALKRDLDARAKSERYRALFRLPKDEKLDGHTGCTLWTPFNKMHILGQMFVSTNYICFTSKEETLCSLIIPLREVTIVEKADSSNFLPSPVSISTKNRMTFLFANLKDRDFLVQRISDFLQQTTSKIYFEREITGSVNSSDDEVYSQQGSLLSSSPQRSSLGSEGSSEGERQFNLNDNSVPTATQALMTMYRRRSPEEFNPKLAKEFLKEQAWKNHFTEYGQGVCMYRTEKTKDLVLKGIPENMRGELWLLFSGAINEMATHPGYYEDLVEKSMGKYNLATEEIERDLHRSLPEHPAFQNEMGIAALRRVLTAYAFRNPNIGYCQAMNIVTSVLLLYAKEEEAFWLLVALCERMLPDYYNTRVVGALVDQGVFEELAREYVPELYDCMQDLGVISTISLSWFLTLFLSVMPFESAVVVVDCFFYEGIKVIFQLALSVLHANIHQLLGAKDDGEAMTVLGRYLDSVTNKDSTLPPIPHLHSLLTDDGDPHPEVDIFKLVRSSYEKFGSIRADVIEQMRFKQRLRVIQTIEDTTKRNVVRTIVTETAFSIDELEELYVLFKAEHLTSCYWGGTGGSNPTERHDPSLPYLEQYRIDLEQFRGLFSLLFPWAPVNGAHADPLALRFFRLLDHNGDSLINFREFISGLSVLCHGDLTEKLKLLYKMHVIPEVTHEQEEPDSAFEATQYFFEDITPETSIGLDPKCKNEKDDGFVRVTFKTEKVKKLHTPDYRHYLRLWNQGTKNKLDNMKDLPKLNQSQFIELCKTLYNMFSEDAQEQELYHATATVTSLLLEMGEVGKLFCHSKDQEEQDQDDPEEAKTSGPARDGGTKPGVVCQQRGQGEGEKESQARPCGPAKRDGRGEQLSAMEDIKLEDSSPKDTGTSSSMLISDDETKDDTSMSSYSVLSGGSHELDDKLHCEDINDDTVLVRSENGPHGGGGGNGPHGAGGPHGRDGGLPHSTSIDKDWAITFEQFLASVLTEQALVLYFEKPVEVAARITNAKNVRKVGCSLLSASDYEISLSG; encoded by the exons ATGGACATCTCTGGGATTTGGAAG GGTATTATCGCCGAGTACAACAAGAACCACGACGTGAAGGAGGACGATGACACTGACAAGTTCAAGGAGGCCATCTGTACGTTCCGTAAGCTGTTTGTCATGCCTGAAGAGGAGAAGCTGGTCAACTACTACTCCTGTAGCTACTGGAAGGGCCGTGTGCCCCGGCAGGGCTGGCTCTACCTCAGCATCAACCACATCTGCTTCTACTCTTACCTGCTGGGGAAAGAAG CCAAGCTGGTGATCCGCTGGGCCGACATCACCCAGCTGGAGAAAAgcaccacgctcctcctccctgatGCAGTCAAG GTGAGCACGCGGGTGTCCGAGCACGTCTTCTCGgtcttcctcaacatcaacgaGACCTTCAAGCTGATGGAGCAACTGGCCAACATCGCCATGAGACAGCTCCTTGACAACAAGGGCTTTGAGCAGGACCGCTCTCTGCCCAAACTCAAGAGGAAGACACCCAAAAAGGTGTCTGCCCTCAAGAG GGACCTGGATGCCAGGGCTAAGAGCGAGCGTTACCGGGCCTTGTTCCGTCTGCCCAAGGATGAGAAGCTGGACGGACACACGGGCTGCACCCTTTGGACCCCCTTCAACAAGATGCACATCCTGGGCCAGATGTTTGTCTCCACTAACTACATCTGCTTCACTTCCAAGGAGGAGACCCTGTGCAGCCTCATCATCCCCCTAAGAGAG GTGACGATAGTGGAGAAAGCAGACAGCTCCAACTTTTTGCCCAGCCCAGTGTCCATCAGCACCAAGAACAGGATGACCTTCCTGTTCGCCAACCTCAAGGACCGGGACTTCCTGGTCCAGAGGATCTCTGACTTCCTGCAGCAGACCACCTCCAAGATCTACTTCGAGAGGGAGATCACCGGGAGTGTGAACAGCTCCGACGATGAG gtGTACTCCCAGCAgggctctctcctctccagcagtCCCCAGCGCAGCAGTCTGGGCTCAGAGGGCTCCTCCGAGGGTGAACGCCAGTTTAACCTCAACGACAACAGCGTGCCCACCGCCACCCAGGCCCTCATGACCATGTACCGCCGTCGCTCGCCGGAGGAGTTCAACCCCAAACTG gCTAAGGAGTTCCTGAAGGAACAGGCGTGGAAGAACCACTTCACCGAGTACGGCCAGGGGGTGTGTATGTACCGTACAGAGAAGACCAAGGACCTGGTGCTTAAAGGCATCCCAGAGAACATGAGGGGAGAGCTGTGGCTGCTCTTCTCTG GGGCGATCAACGAGATGGCGACCCACCCTGGCTACTACGAGGACCTGGTAGAGAAGTCTATGGGGAAGTACAACCTGGCCACAGAGGAGATCGAGAGAGACCTGCACCGCTCCCTCCCTGAACACCCAGCCTTCCAGAACGAGATGGGGATCGCTGCCCTACGAAGGGTCCTCACTGCCTACGCCTTCAGAAACCCCAACATAGGCTACTGCCAG GCCATGAACATCGTGACGTCGGTGCTGCTGCTGTATGCTAAAGAGGAGGAGGCCTTCTGGCTGCTGGTGGCTCTGTGTGAGCGGATGCTGCCTGACTACTACAACACCAGGGTCGTAG GAGCTCTGGTAGACCAGGGTGTATTTGAGGAGCTGGCCAGGGAGTACGTCCCTGAACTCTACGACTGCATGCAGGACCTGGGAGTCATCTCTACCATTTCCCTCTCCTGGTTCCTCACCCTGTTCCTCAGTGTCATGCCCTTTGAGAGTGCTGTGGTGGTGGTCGACTGCTTCTTCTACGAGGGCATCAAGGTCATCTTCCAGCTGGCGCTCAGCGTGCTGCACGCCAACATCCACCAGCTGCTGGGGGCCAAGGACGACGGAGAGGCCATGACCGTGCTGGGAAG GTACCTGGACAGCGTGACCAATAAGGACAGCACCCTGCCTCCCATCCCCCACCTCCACTCCCTGCTGACAGACGATGGGGATCCCCACCCGGAGGTGGACATCTTCAAGCTGGTCCGCAGCTCCTACGAG AAGTTTGGCTCCATCCGGGCAGACGTGATCGAGCAGATGCGCTTCAAACAGAGGCTAAGGGTCATCCAGACCATCGAGGACACCACCAAACGCAACGTG GTCAGAACCATTGTCACGGAGACTGCCTTCAGCATCGACGAACTGGAGGAGCTCTACGTTCTGTTCAAG GCGGAACACCTGACCAGCTGCTATTGGGGCGGAACGGGTGGCAGCAACCCCACGGAGCGCCACGACCCCAGCCTGCCCTACCTGGAGCAGTACCGCATCGACCTGGAGCAGTTCAGGGGGCTGTTCTCCCTGCTCTTCCCCTGGGCCCCTGTCAACGGGGCCCACGCAGACCCCCTGGCCTTGCGCTTCTTCAGGCTCCTGGACCATAACGGAGACTCTCTGATTAATTTCCGGGAGTTTATTAGTGGACTGA GTGTTTTATGCCATGGGGATCTGACTGAGAAACTGAAGCTCCTGTACAAGATGCATGTGATTCCTg AGGTGACCCATGAGCAGGAGGAGCCAGACTCTGCCTTCGAGGCCACCCAGTACTTCTTTGAGGACATCACCCCGGAAACTTCCATTG GCCTTGACCCCAAGTGCAAGAACGAGAAGGATGATGGCTTTGTCAGGGTCACGTTCAAGACTGAGAAAG TGAAGAAACTGCACACGCCTGACTACCGCCACTACCTGAGGCTGTGGAACCAGGGCACCAAGAACAAGCTGGACAACATGAAGGATCTGCCCAAACTCAACCAG agcCAGTTCATAGAGCTGTGCAAGACACTGTACAACATGTTCAGCGAGGACGCCCAGGAGCAGGAGCTGTACCACGCCACGGCCACCGTCACCAGCCTGCTGCTGGAGATGGGCGAGGTGGGCAAGCTCTTCTGCCATTCCAAGGACCAGGAGGAGCAGGACCAGGACGATCCAGAGGAGGCCAAAACCAGTGGGCCAGCCCGAGATGGAGGGACCAAGCCTGGGGTTGTCTGCCAGCAGAGGggccagggagagggggagaaggagagccaGGCCAGACCGTGTGGCCCTGCGAAGAGGGACGGCAGGGGCGAGCAGCTGTCTGCCATGGAGGACATTAAGCTGGAGGACTCGTCCCCGAAGGACACAGGGACATCGTCCTCCATGCTCATTTCAGATGACGAGACCAAAGACGACACGTCCATGTCGTCCTACTCGGTGCTCAGCGGCGGCTCCCATGAGCTCGACGACAAGCTTCACTGCGAGGACATTAATGACGACACGGTCCTGGTGCGCAGCGAGaacgggccccatggtggagggggagggaatGGGCCTCACGGTGCAGGTGGGCCCCACGGCAGAGATGGGGGGCTGCCTCACAGCACCAGCATAGATAAAGACTGGGCCATCACCTTTGAGCAGTTCCTGGCATCGGTGCTCACTGAGCAGGCCCTGGTGCTTTACTTCGAGAAACCAGTGGAGGTGGCCGCACGTATCACCAATGCCAAGAATGTGAGGAAAGTGGGGTGCTCCCTACTGTCTGCTAGCGACTATGAGATCTCCCTGTCTGGGTAA
- the LOC106610250 gene encoding TBC1 domain family member 9 isoform X1, producing the protein MWVHPEEVLQAGALWITERANPYFILQKRKGHGDGRGGLAGLLVGTLDVVLDSSARVAPYRILYQTPDSLIYWIIAHGCSRKEITEHWEWLEQNLLQTLSIFENENDITTFVKGKVQGIIAEYNKNHDVKEDDDTDKFKEAICTFRKLFVMPEEEKLVNYYSCSYWKGRVPRQGWLYLSINHICFYSYLLGKEAKLVIRWADITQLEKSTTLLLPDAVKVSTRVSEHVFSVFLNINETFKLMEQLANIAMRQLLDNKGFEQDRSLPKLKRKTPKKVSALKRDLDARAKSERYRALFRLPKDEKLDGHTGCTLWTPFNKMHILGQMFVSTNYICFTSKEETLCSLIIPLREVTIVEKADSSNFLPSPVSISTKNRMTFLFANLKDRDFLVQRISDFLQQTTSKIYFEREITGSVNSSDDEVYSQQGSLLSSSPQRSSLGSEGSSEGERQFNLNDNSVPTATQALMTMYRRRSPEEFNPKLAKEFLKEQAWKNHFTEYGQGVCMYRTEKTKDLVLKGIPENMRGELWLLFSGAINEMATHPGYYEDLVEKSMGKYNLATEEIERDLHRSLPEHPAFQNEMGIAALRRVLTAYAFRNPNIGYCQAMNIVTSVLLLYAKEEEAFWLLVALCERMLPDYYNTRVVGALVDQGVFEELAREYVPELYDCMQDLGVISTISLSWFLTLFLSVMPFESAVVVVDCFFYEGIKVIFQLALSVLHANIHQLLGAKDDGEAMTVLGRYLDSVTNKDSTLPPIPHLHSLLTDDGDPHPEVDIFKLVRSSYEKFGSIRADVIEQMRFKQRLRVIQTIEDTTKRNVVRTIVTETAFSIDELEELYVLFKAEHLTSCYWGGTGGSNPTERHDPSLPYLEQYRIDLEQFRGLFSLLFPWAPVNGAHADPLALRFFRLLDHNGDSLINFREFISGLSVLCHGDLTEKLKLLYKMHVIPEVTHEQEEPDSAFEATQYFFEDITPETSIGLDPKCKNEKDDGFVRVTFKTEKVKKLHTPDYRHYLRLWNQGTKNKLDNMKDLPKLNQSQFIELCKTLYNMFSEDAQEQELYHATATVTSLLLEMGEVGKLFCHSKDQEEQDQDDPEEAKTSGPARDGGTKPGVVCQQRGQGEGEKESQARPCGPAKRDGRGEQLSAMEDIKLEDSSPKDTGTSSSMLISDDETKDDTSMSSYSVLSGGSHELDDKLHCEDINDDTVLVRSENGPHGGGGGNGPHGAGGPHGRDGGLPHSTSIDKDWAITFEQFLASVLTEQALVLYFEKPVEVAARITNAKNVRKVGCSLLSASDYEISLSG; encoded by the exons GTCTGTTGGTGGGAACACTGGACGTGGTGCTGGACTCCAGTGCTCGAGTGGCCCCCTACAGAATCCTTTACCAGACACCTGACTCCCTAATCTACTGGATCATTGCGcatg GGTGCTCCCGTAAGGAGATCACAGAGCACTGGGAGTGGCTGGAGCAGAACCTCCTGCAGACGCTGTCCATCTTCGAGAACGAGAATGACATCACTACCTTTGTCAAGGGCAAAGTTCAG GGTATTATCGCCGAGTACAACAAGAACCACGACGTGAAGGAGGACGATGACACTGACAAGTTCAAGGAGGCCATCTGTACGTTCCGTAAGCTGTTTGTCATGCCTGAAGAGGAGAAGCTGGTCAACTACTACTCCTGTAGCTACTGGAAGGGCCGTGTGCCCCGGCAGGGCTGGCTCTACCTCAGCATCAACCACATCTGCTTCTACTCTTACCTGCTGGGGAAAGAAG CCAAGCTGGTGATCCGCTGGGCCGACATCACCCAGCTGGAGAAAAgcaccacgctcctcctccctgatGCAGTCAAG GTGAGCACGCGGGTGTCCGAGCACGTCTTCTCGgtcttcctcaacatcaacgaGACCTTCAAGCTGATGGAGCAACTGGCCAACATCGCCATGAGACAGCTCCTTGACAACAAGGGCTTTGAGCAGGACCGCTCTCTGCCCAAACTCAAGAGGAAGACACCCAAAAAGGTGTCTGCCCTCAAGAG GGACCTGGATGCCAGGGCTAAGAGCGAGCGTTACCGGGCCTTGTTCCGTCTGCCCAAGGATGAGAAGCTGGACGGACACACGGGCTGCACCCTTTGGACCCCCTTCAACAAGATGCACATCCTGGGCCAGATGTTTGTCTCCACTAACTACATCTGCTTCACTTCCAAGGAGGAGACCCTGTGCAGCCTCATCATCCCCCTAAGAGAG GTGACGATAGTGGAGAAAGCAGACAGCTCCAACTTTTTGCCCAGCCCAGTGTCCATCAGCACCAAGAACAGGATGACCTTCCTGTTCGCCAACCTCAAGGACCGGGACTTCCTGGTCCAGAGGATCTCTGACTTCCTGCAGCAGACCACCTCCAAGATCTACTTCGAGAGGGAGATCACCGGGAGTGTGAACAGCTCCGACGATGAG gtGTACTCCCAGCAgggctctctcctctccagcagtCCCCAGCGCAGCAGTCTGGGCTCAGAGGGCTCCTCCGAGGGTGAACGCCAGTTTAACCTCAACGACAACAGCGTGCCCACCGCCACCCAGGCCCTCATGACCATGTACCGCCGTCGCTCGCCGGAGGAGTTCAACCCCAAACTG gCTAAGGAGTTCCTGAAGGAACAGGCGTGGAAGAACCACTTCACCGAGTACGGCCAGGGGGTGTGTATGTACCGTACAGAGAAGACCAAGGACCTGGTGCTTAAAGGCATCCCAGAGAACATGAGGGGAGAGCTGTGGCTGCTCTTCTCTG GGGCGATCAACGAGATGGCGACCCACCCTGGCTACTACGAGGACCTGGTAGAGAAGTCTATGGGGAAGTACAACCTGGCCACAGAGGAGATCGAGAGAGACCTGCACCGCTCCCTCCCTGAACACCCAGCCTTCCAGAACGAGATGGGGATCGCTGCCCTACGAAGGGTCCTCACTGCCTACGCCTTCAGAAACCCCAACATAGGCTACTGCCAG GCCATGAACATCGTGACGTCGGTGCTGCTGCTGTATGCTAAAGAGGAGGAGGCCTTCTGGCTGCTGGTGGCTCTGTGTGAGCGGATGCTGCCTGACTACTACAACACCAGGGTCGTAG GAGCTCTGGTAGACCAGGGTGTATTTGAGGAGCTGGCCAGGGAGTACGTCCCTGAACTCTACGACTGCATGCAGGACCTGGGAGTCATCTCTACCATTTCCCTCTCCTGGTTCCTCACCCTGTTCCTCAGTGTCATGCCCTTTGAGAGTGCTGTGGTGGTGGTCGACTGCTTCTTCTACGAGGGCATCAAGGTCATCTTCCAGCTGGCGCTCAGCGTGCTGCACGCCAACATCCACCAGCTGCTGGGGGCCAAGGACGACGGAGAGGCCATGACCGTGCTGGGAAG GTACCTGGACAGCGTGACCAATAAGGACAGCACCCTGCCTCCCATCCCCCACCTCCACTCCCTGCTGACAGACGATGGGGATCCCCACCCGGAGGTGGACATCTTCAAGCTGGTCCGCAGCTCCTACGAG AAGTTTGGCTCCATCCGGGCAGACGTGATCGAGCAGATGCGCTTCAAACAGAGGCTAAGGGTCATCCAGACCATCGAGGACACCACCAAACGCAACGTG GTCAGAACCATTGTCACGGAGACTGCCTTCAGCATCGACGAACTGGAGGAGCTCTACGTTCTGTTCAAG GCGGAACACCTGACCAGCTGCTATTGGGGCGGAACGGGTGGCAGCAACCCCACGGAGCGCCACGACCCCAGCCTGCCCTACCTGGAGCAGTACCGCATCGACCTGGAGCAGTTCAGGGGGCTGTTCTCCCTGCTCTTCCCCTGGGCCCCTGTCAACGGGGCCCACGCAGACCCCCTGGCCTTGCGCTTCTTCAGGCTCCTGGACCATAACGGAGACTCTCTGATTAATTTCCGGGAGTTTATTAGTGGACTGA GTGTTTTATGCCATGGGGATCTGACTGAGAAACTGAAGCTCCTGTACAAGATGCATGTGATTCCTg AGGTGACCCATGAGCAGGAGGAGCCAGACTCTGCCTTCGAGGCCACCCAGTACTTCTTTGAGGACATCACCCCGGAAACTTCCATTG GCCTTGACCCCAAGTGCAAGAACGAGAAGGATGATGGCTTTGTCAGGGTCACGTTCAAGACTGAGAAAG TGAAGAAACTGCACACGCCTGACTACCGCCACTACCTGAGGCTGTGGAACCAGGGCACCAAGAACAAGCTGGACAACATGAAGGATCTGCCCAAACTCAACCAG agcCAGTTCATAGAGCTGTGCAAGACACTGTACAACATGTTCAGCGAGGACGCCCAGGAGCAGGAGCTGTACCACGCCACGGCCACCGTCACCAGCCTGCTGCTGGAGATGGGCGAGGTGGGCAAGCTCTTCTGCCATTCCAAGGACCAGGAGGAGCAGGACCAGGACGATCCAGAGGAGGCCAAAACCAGTGGGCCAGCCCGAGATGGAGGGACCAAGCCTGGGGTTGTCTGCCAGCAGAGGggccagggagagggggagaaggagagccaGGCCAGACCGTGTGGCCCTGCGAAGAGGGACGGCAGGGGCGAGCAGCTGTCTGCCATGGAGGACATTAAGCTGGAGGACTCGTCCCCGAAGGACACAGGGACATCGTCCTCCATGCTCATTTCAGATGACGAGACCAAAGACGACACGTCCATGTCGTCCTACTCGGTGCTCAGCGGCGGCTCCCATGAGCTCGACGACAAGCTTCACTGCGAGGACATTAATGACGACACGGTCCTGGTGCGCAGCGAGaacgggccccatggtggagggggagggaatGGGCCTCACGGTGCAGGTGGGCCCCACGGCAGAGATGGGGGGCTGCCTCACAGCACCAGCATAGATAAAGACTGGGCCATCACCTTTGAGCAGTTCCTGGCATCGGTGCTCACTGAGCAGGCCCTGGTGCTTTACTTCGAGAAACCAGTGGAGGTGGCCGCACGTATCACCAATGCCAAGAATGTGAGGAAAGTGGGGTGCTCCCTACTGTCTGCTAGCGACTATGAGATCTCCCTGTCTGGGTAA
- the LOC123742421 gene encoding mitochondrial uncoupling protein 2, whose amino-acid sequence MVGMKPCDTPPTLGVKLLSAGSAACIADLVTFPLDTAKVRLQIQGEKVASEATKGIRYRGVFGTISTMIRTEGPRSLYNGLVAGLQRQMCFASIRIGFYDNVKNFYSGGADTANIGIRILAGCTTGAMAVSFAQPTDVVKVRFQAQVNLTGVARRYTGTMQAYKHIFNHEGIRGLWKGCLPNITRNALVNCTELVTYDLIKEAILRHNLLSDNLPCHFASAFGAGFVTTCIASPVDVVKTRYMNSPPGQYKSAINCAWTMATKEGPTAFYKGFVPSFLRLGSWNVVMFVSFEQLKRVMMVGKKKMEDKS is encoded by the exons ATGGTGGGAATGAAGCCCTGCGATACACCCCCTACCCTGGGGGTGAAGCTGCTGAGTGCTGGCTCAGCGGCCTGCATCGCTGATCTGGTCACCTTTCCCCTGGATACAGCCAAAGTCAGACTCCAG ATTCAGGGAGAGAAGGTGGCGTCGGAAGCTACCAAGGGCATCCGCTACAGGGGGGTGTTTGGGACAATCAGTACCATGATCCGGACGGAGGGGCCCAGGTCGCTGTATAACGGTCTGGTGGCGGGCTTACAGAGACAGATGTGCTTTGCCTCCATCAGGATCGGCTTCTATGACAATGTCAAGAACTTCTACTCTGGCGGAGCAGACA CTGCAAATATTGGTATCCGTATCTTGGCCGGCTGCACCACAGGGGCCATGGCTGTGTCTTTCGCCCAGCCCACTGACGTGGTGAAGGTCCGCTTCCAGGCCCAGGTCAACCTGACCGGGGTGGCTCGTCGCTACACGGGCACCATGCAGGCCTACAAACACATTTTCAACCACGAGGGCATCCGCGGGCTCTGGAAAG GCTGTCTACCCAACATCACTAGGAACGCTCTGGTCAACTGCACAGAGCTTGTGACCTATGACCTCATCAAGGAGGCCATTCTTAGGCACAACCTGTTGTCAG ATAACCTCCCGTGCCATTTTGCTTCTGCGTTCGGCGCCGGCTTCGTTACCACCTGTATTGCCTCTCCGGTGGACGTGGTGAAGACACGATACATGAACTCTCCGCCGGGCCAGTATAAGAGTGCCATCAACTGTGCCTGGACCATGGCCACCAAAGAGGGACCCACGGCCTTCTACAAAGG ATTTGTGCCCTCGTTTCTAAGGCTGGGCTCATGGAACGTTGTGATGTTCGTGTCGTTTGAGCAGCTCAAGAGAGTCATGATGGTAGGAAAGAAGAAGATGGAGGACAAAAGTTAA